The proteins below come from a single Drosophila kikkawai strain 14028-0561.14 chromosome 3R, DkikHiC1v2, whole genome shotgun sequence genomic window:
- the HisCl1 gene encoding glycine receptor subunit alpha-2 isoform X1 has translation MQVPTEKLLAYRSLIALAICLHMLEQSIQPCHCVHGFRNNTESAELVSHYESSLSLPDILPIPSKTYDKNRAPKLLGQPTVVYFHVTVLSLDSINEESMTYVTDIFLAQSWRDPRLRLPENMSEQYRILDVDWLHSIWRPDCFFKNAKKVTFHEMSIPNHYLWLYHDKTLLYMSKLTLVLSCAMKFESYPHDTQICSMMIESCRWKCDVSLIPKP, from the exons ATGCAAGTCCCAACTGAGAAATTGCTGGCGTACAGATCCCTGATTGCACTGGCAATCTGCCTACACATGCTGGAGCAATCGATCCAACCGTGCCACTGTGTTCATGGTTTCAG AAACAACACGGAGAGCGCCGAGCTGGTCTCCCACTACGAGTCGAGCCTCTCGCTCCCGGACATTCTGCCAATTCCGTCGAAAACCTACGATAAGAACCGGGCTCCCAAGCTGCTAGGGCAGCCCACCGTAGTCTACTTCCATGTCACAGTCCTCTCGCTGGACTCCATCAACGAGGAGTCTATG ACCTATGTGACGGACATTTTCCTTGCACAAAGCTGGCGTGATCCACGCCTGCGGCTGCCCGAGAATATGAGCGAACAGTATCGCATCTTGGATGTGGACTGGCTGCACAGCATCTGGCGACCCGACTGCTTCTTTAAGAACGCCAAGAAGGTTACCTTTCACGAGATGAGCATCCCGAATCACTATCTCTGGCTGTACCACGACAAGACGCTGCTCTACATGTCCAAACTCACGCTGGTCTTGTCGTGTGCCATGAAATTCGAGTCCTATCCACACGACACGCAAATCTGCTCCATGATGATCGAGAGTTGTAGGTGGAAATGTGACGTATCCCTGATCCCCAAACCGTAG
- the HisCl1 gene encoding glycine receptor subunit alpha-2 isoform X2 gives MQVPTEKLLAYRSLIALAICLHMLEQSIQPCHCVHGFRNNTESAELVSHYESSLSLPDILPIPSKTYDKNRAPKLLGQPTVVYFHVTVLSLDSINEESMTYVTDIFLAQSWRDPRLRLPENMSEQYRILDVDWLHSIWRPDCFFKNAKKVTFHEMSIPNHYLWLYHDKTLLYMSKLTLVLSCAMKFESYPHDTQICSMMIESLSHTVEDLVFIWNMTDPLVVNAEIELPQLDISNNYTTDCTIEYSTGNFTCLAIVFNLRRRLGYHLFHTYIPSALIVVMSWISFWIKPEAIPARVTLGVTSLLTLATQNTQSQQSLPPVSYVKAIDVWMSSCSVFVFLSLMEFAVVNNYMGPVATKAMKGYSDENISDLDDLKSALQHHRESIIEPQYDTFCHGHATAIYIDKFSRFFFPFSFFILNIVYWTTFL, from the exons ATGCAAGTCCCAACTGAGAAATTGCTGGCGTACAGATCCCTGATTGCACTGGCAATCTGCCTACACATGCTGGAGCAATCGATCCAACCGTGCCACTGTGTTCATGGTTTCAG AAACAACACGGAGAGCGCCGAGCTGGTCTCCCACTACGAGTCGAGCCTCTCGCTCCCGGACATTCTGCCAATTCCGTCGAAAACCTACGATAAGAACCGGGCTCCCAAGCTGCTAGGGCAGCCCACCGTAGTCTACTTCCATGTCACAGTCCTCTCGCTGGACTCCATCAACGAGGAGTCTATG ACCTATGTGACGGACATTTTCCTTGCACAAAGCTGGCGTGATCCACGCCTGCGGCTGCCCGAGAATATGAGCGAACAGTATCGCATCTTGGATGTGGACTGGCTGCACAGCATCTGGCGACCCGACTGCTTCTTTAAGAACGCCAAGAAGGTTACCTTTCACGAGATGAGCATCCCGAATCACTATCTCTGGCTGTACCACGACAAGACGCTGCTCTACATGTCCAAACTCACGCTGGTCTTGTCGTGTGCCATGAAATTCGAGTCCTATCCACACGACACGCAAATCTGCTCCATGATGATCGAGAGTT TATCTCATACGGTGGAGGATTTGGTGTTTATTTGGAATATGACAGACCCGCTGGTGGTCAATGCGGAGATTGAGTTGCCTCAGCTGGACATATCCAACAACTACACGACCGATTGTACCATAGAATATTCAACGG GCAACTTCACCTGTTTGGCCATCGTGTTCAATTTGCGAAGACGCCTGGGCTACCATTTGTTCCACACCTACATCCCCTCGGCTCTGATCGTGGTCATGTCGTGGATATCTTTTTGGATCAAGCCGGAGGCGATACCGGCCCGTGTAACCCTGGGAGTGACCTCGCTGCTGACCCTGGCCACCCAGAACACACAGTCGCAACAATCGCTGCCCCCGGTGTCGTACGTAAAGGCAATAGACGTCTGGATGTCGTCCTGCTCGGTGTTCGTCTTCCTATCCCTGATGGAGTTCGCCGTGGTCAACAACTATATGGGACCGGTGGCCACCAAGGCCATGAAGGGCTACTCGGACGAGAATATTAGCGATTTGGACGACCTAAAG TCTGCCCTCCAGCATCATCGGGAATCGATTATCGAGCCGCAGTACGACACTTTCTGCCATGGCCATGCCACAGCCATCTATATAGACAAGTTCTCGCGCTTCTTCTTTCCGTTCTCGTTCTTCATACTCAATATCGTCTACTGGACAACGTTCCTCTGA